In Roseiconus lacunae, one genomic interval encodes:
- a CDS encoding protein-glutamate methylesterase/protein-glutamine glutaminase: protein MSKIKVLVVDDSALMRQLITKILSSAPDIEVIGSASDPYKAREKILAQQPDVITLDVEMPRMDGLTFLSKLMHARPTPVVMVSSLTEKGCDTTLRALEFGAVDFVTKPKIDVTNGMANVGEEIIEKVRVASRAKVTKIDIPAESVAQKVQSTSTDALITSTHKVIAIGTSTGGTQALTQVLPKLPSNIPGIVVVIHMPPGFTGRFAKRLNDLCQIQVKEAQRGDMIIPGQALIAPGNFHMTVGRSGARYLVKLNESPPVNQFRPSVDVLFNSCAKYVGSNAIGVILTGMGYDGAEGMLAMKQAGAETIAQDQNSSVVFGMPNEAIKRGGVDTVLPLNKVSSAIIDSAKKMTAAV, encoded by the coding sequence ATGTCAAAGATCAAAGTACTCGTCGTCGATGACTCCGCTCTGATGCGGCAGCTGATCACCAAAATTCTTTCGTCCGCTCCGGACATCGAGGTAATCGGATCGGCGAGTGATCCGTACAAAGCACGCGAGAAAATTCTCGCTCAGCAGCCCGACGTGATCACACTAGACGTCGAAATGCCAAGGATGGACGGGTTGACGTTCTTGAGCAAACTGATGCACGCACGGCCGACTCCGGTCGTGATGGTGTCTTCGCTGACCGAGAAAGGCTGCGATACGACGCTGCGTGCGCTCGAGTTTGGTGCGGTCGACTTTGTGACCAAACCGAAAATCGATGTGACCAACGGGATGGCTAATGTTGGTGAAGAAATTATCGAGAAAGTTCGTGTTGCGTCACGAGCAAAGGTCACCAAAATTGACATCCCTGCAGAATCGGTCGCACAAAAAGTCCAATCCACGTCGACCGATGCTTTGATCACGAGCACGCATAAGGTGATCGCTATCGGTACCTCGACGGGTGGCACACAGGCGCTCACTCAGGTGCTCCCAAAGCTTCCATCAAACATCCCCGGCATCGTGGTCGTAATTCACATGCCGCCGGGGTTCACCGGTCGATTCGCCAAACGACTGAACGACCTATGCCAAATCCAAGTCAAGGAAGCACAGCGTGGCGATATGATCATTCCCGGACAAGCGTTGATCGCCCCGGGGAATTTTCACATGACGGTCGGCCGAAGCGGTGCCAGGTATCTCGTCAAGTTGAACGAAAGTCCGCCGGTCAATCAGTTCCGCCCATCGGTCGACGTGCTATTCAATTCATGTGCGAAATACGTTGGTAGCAATGCGATCGGTGTCATCCTCACCGGCATGGGGTACGACGGTGCCGAAGGAATGTTGGCGATGAAACAAGCGGGCGCCGAAACCATTGCCCAAGACCAGAATAGCTCTGTCGTGTTTGGTATGCCTAATGAGGCGATCAAGCGTGGTGGCGTCGACACGGTACTGCCGCTGAACAAGGTCTCTTCGGCGATCATCGATAGTGCCAAAAAGATGACCGCGGCCGTGTAG